The genomic segment AGGAAATAACGACATTGACTAAAGCAACGTCAAATCAAGACGCCAAGAAAAACTTCGCGGCCCGCCCGGCTCGTTCGAAGGTAAAGTCTATTTCTGAACTGGCTTCATTGGTTAGCGACTCCCAAAAAGCTGGCGAAAAAGTGGTCCTGGCACATGGAGTATTTGACCTGGTCCATATGGGACACGTTCGACACTTGGAAGCGGCTCGACGAGAGGGAACGGTCCTGGTTGTTACCATCACGGCCGACAAGCATGTACACAAAGGGCCTGGGCGACCGATCTTCCCAGAAGAACTCCGCGCCGAAATGTTGGCGGCAATGGAATATGTCGATTGGGTCGGCATCAATTTATCACCTGATGCGACTGAATTGCTCCGCCAACTCCGCCCCGATGTTTACATTAAGGGGTCCGATTATGAAAACCCGGAAGATGATCTTACGGGCATGATTTCGGCGGAACGAGACGCCGTTGAGGAACACGGCGGAAAGATGGTGCTGACCCGAGATATTACGTTCAGCTCCTCATCGCTGATTAATAACTATTTGGACGTTTATGAGCCGTCTCTCCGCGATTATCTCGGCACAGTACGGGACGCGGGCGGGTTCGATGCCATTCAGGTGCTTATCGAAAAAGTAAAAAACTACCGGGTTCTCCTTGTTGGTGATCTTATCATCGACGAGTACCAATACGTGACGCCGTTGGGGAAATCCCCAAAAGAAAATATGATTGCCACCTTGCTAAAGGATCGTGAAATCTTTGCGGGGGGCGTAATCGCCGCAGCCAATCATGTGGCGAGTTTCTGCGCAGAGGTGGAGGTCATCACCTGTCTTGGCGATCAAGACGATTACGAACAACTCGTTCGCGATAGCCTTAAGCCTAATGTAAAATTAACAGTTTTCCACCGCAACGAAGCGCCGACAACGACAAAGACCCGTTTCATAGAATCGGGTTATATTCGGAAGCTATTTGAAGTCTATTCAATGGATGACTCGCCTCTTGAGGCAACTTTGGAAGCCGACGTGAATAAGGCCATTGTTGAAAAGGCAAAGAATTCGGACGTGGTTATCGCCACCGATTTTGGGCATGGCCTCATCGGCAACTCAACCGTTCAGACGCTTATCGAACATGCAAAGTTTTTGGCCGTTAACACGCAAAGCAATAGCGCTAATACAGGCTTCAACCTTGTGACAAAGTACCAAAAGGCGGATTACGTTTGTATAGATGCGCCGGAAGCTCGTTTAGCGACCGTCGATAAACATAGCGATGTAATGGAAATTGCGGCTGAAAAACTGCCAGAAAAGATTGATTGTTCCAGGTTGATCGTCACGCATGGGAGCCACGGCTGTGTGACTTACGATAAAGCACACGGCGCACGGCGCATCCCGGTGTTTACGAAAACGACCGTCGATACAGTAGGCGCTGGCGATGCGTTTCTTGCGGTTACATCGCCGCTGGTTGCGGCAGGCGGAGATATGGAACACATCGGA from the Rhodospirillaceae bacterium genome contains:
- a CDS encoding adenylyltransferase/cytidyltransferase family protein, encoding MTKATSNQDAKKNFAARPARSKVKSISELASLVSDSQKAGEKVVLAHGVFDLVHMGHVRHLEAARREGTVLVVTITADKHVHKGPGRPIFPEELRAEMLAAMEYVDWVGINLSPDATELLRQLRPDVYIKGSDYENPEDDLTGMISAERDAVEEHGGKMVLTRDITFSSSSLINNYLDVYEPSLRDYLGTVRDAGGFDAIQVLIEKVKNYRVLLVGDLIIDEYQYVTPLGKSPKENMIATLLKDREIFAGGVIAAANHVASFCAEVEVITCLGDQDDYEQLVRDSLKPNVKLTVFHRNEAPTTTKTRFIESGYIRKLFEVYSMDDSPLEATLEADVNKAIVEKAKNSDVVIATDFGHGLIGNSTVQTLIEHAKFLAVNTQSNSANTGFNLVTKYQKADYVCIDAPEARLATVDKHSDVMEIAAEKLPEKIDCSRLIVTHGSHGCVTYDKAHGARRIPVFTKTTVDTVGAGDAFLAVTSPLVAAGGDMEHIGLVGNAVGAIKVGIIGHRHSVEKTPLMKYITTLLK